A DNA window from Turicibacter sp. TJ11 contains the following coding sequences:
- the coaBC gene encoding bifunctional phosphopantothenoylcysteine decarboxylase/phosphopantothenate--cysteine ligase CoaBC — translation MSKKTIVLGVCGGIAAYKSAQLASNLYKKGYDVHVIMTKNATEFITPLTFETLTHNRVSVGTFDRNFQYDVNHISLAKRADLFVVAPASANCIAKFAHGLADDMLSTTFLAATCPKLIAPAMNTGMLTNPITKRNIDICKEYGMTFVESDSGYLACGDVGKGRLAEIEEIEDAIECLLIEEKPLKGMKVVVTAGPTQEDLDPVRFMTNHSSGKMGYAVARAARNLGADVTLITGPVTLRKPIFMDVVEVRTAAEMFKEVEAFTNDYDILIKSAAVSDYRVECVSDQKMKKQGDHLAIDFVMNPDILAHMGHSKKPHQVVCGFAMETQNLIENATKKLVNKGADLIVANQLNEQSAGFKKDTNIVTFLTPDHVETLDVMSKEALGYEIMNRLLHILIKKRGAVC, via the coding sequence TTGAGTAAAAAGACAATTGTATTAGGTGTTTGTGGAGGAATTGCTGCTTATAAAAGTGCACAATTAGCTAGTAATTTATATAAAAAAGGTTATGATGTTCATGTCATCATGACAAAAAATGCAACTGAATTTATTACTCCATTAACGTTTGAAACGTTAACTCATAATCGTGTTTCTGTTGGTACATTTGATCGAAATTTTCAATATGATGTTAATCATATTTCATTAGCTAAACGTGCTGATTTATTTGTTGTCGCGCCAGCTTCAGCAAATTGTATTGCCAAGTTTGCCCATGGTTTAGCAGATGATATGTTATCCACAACGTTTTTAGCTGCTACTTGTCCAAAGTTAATTGCTCCTGCCATGAATACAGGAATGTTAACTAACCCTATCACGAAAAGAAACATTGACATCTGTAAAGAGTACGGTATGACATTTGTTGAATCAGATAGTGGATATTTAGCATGTGGTGATGTAGGAAAAGGCCGATTAGCTGAAATTGAAGAGATTGAGGATGCGATTGAGTGTTTACTAATTGAAGAAAAACCACTAAAAGGAATGAAGGTTGTTGTCACTGCTGGACCGACACAAGAAGATTTAGATCCTGTTCGTTTTATGACGAATCATTCAAGTGGTAAGATGGGATATGCAGTTGCACGTGCCGCTCGTAATTTAGGAGCAGATGTGACACTAATTACAGGACCTGTGACATTGAGAAAACCAATCTTTATGGATGTTGTTGAGGTAAGAACAGCAGCCGAAATGTTTAAAGAAGTAGAGGCATTCACGAATGATTATGATATTTTAATTAAATCAGCAGCTGTTTCCGATTATCGAGTAGAGTGTGTGAGTGATCAAAAAATGAAAAAACAAGGTGATCACTTAGCGATTGACTTTGTGATGAATCCCGATATTTTAGCTCATATGGGACATTCTAAAAAACCACATCAAGTCGTTTGTGGTTTTGCAATGGAAACACAGAATTTAATTGAAAACGCCACTAAGAAATTAGTGAACAAAGGGGCTGATTTAATTGTGGCTAATCAATTAAATGAACAGTCAGCAGGCTTTAAAAAAGATACTAATATCGTGACATTTTTAACTCCTGATCATGTTGAGACGTTAGATGTGATGTCAAAAGAAGCACTCGGTTATGAAATTATGAATCGATTATTACATATTTTAATAAAGAAAAGAGGAGCAGTATGCTAG
- a CDS encoding type III pantothenate kinase, translating to MLVVIDVGNTNITLGVYNGDELIANFRLTTKLQRTSDEFGITLFSFFQTKNINPQAVEDVLISSVVPKIMHSLTNAIRKYFNIEPMIVGPGIKTGISIKTENPREVGADRIVDIAAAYHIYGGPALVIDFGTATTYDYVNENGEFEFGVTSPGIEISAQALWTQAAKLPEIEIKKPATIMCRNTITSMQGGLVYGYIGQTEYIIQKVKEAVGKEIKVVATGGLGRIIYNETDMIDVYDPDLAFKGMKVIYQKNKA from the coding sequence ATGCTAGTTGTTATCGATGTTGGAAATACAAATATTACACTAGGGGTTTATAACGGTGATGAATTAATCGCAAACTTTCGACTAACGACTAAGCTCCAACGAACATCAGACGAGTTTGGAATTACCTTATTCTCATTTTTTCAAACAAAAAATATTAATCCACAAGCAGTTGAAGATGTTTTAATATCAAGTGTGGTTCCTAAAATTATGCACTCATTAACGAATGCGATTAGAAAATATTTTAATATTGAACCAATGATTGTTGGTCCTGGAATTAAGACAGGAATTAGTATTAAAACAGAAAATCCTCGTGAAGTAGGAGCAGATCGTATTGTGGATATTGCAGCGGCTTATCATATTTATGGAGGTCCAGCTTTAGTGATTGATTTTGGAACAGCAACAACATACGACTATGTGAATGAAAACGGTGAGTTTGAATTTGGGGTTACTTCACCTGGGATTGAGATTTCAGCTCAAGCTTTATGGACACAAGCTGCTAAATTGCCTGAGATTGAAATTAAAAAACCCGCAACGATTATGTGTCGTAACACCATTACAAGTATGCAAGGTGGATTAGTTTATGGCTACATTGGACAGACGGAATATATTATTCAAAAAGTAAAAGAAGCCGTAGGCAAGGAAATCAAAGTAGTTGCAACTGGAGGACTTGGGCGTATTATCTATAATGAGACTGATATGATTGATGTCTATGATCCAGATTTAGCTTTTAAAGGAATGAAAGTTATTTATCAAAAAAATAAGGCTTAA